In a single window of the Balearica regulorum gibbericeps isolate bBalReg1 chromosome 7, bBalReg1.pri, whole genome shotgun sequence genome:
- the SMNDC1 gene encoding survival of motor neuron-related-splicing factor 30 isoform X1, with amino-acid sequence MPLVASVDVNPLRTAAAQDSSLPAPRSRSTEGHGRLPEMSEDLAKQLASYKAQLQQVEAALSGNAENEDLLKLKKDLQEVIELTKDLLSTQPSETLASSDSSASALPSHSWKVGDRCMAIWSEDGQCYEAEIEEIDEENGTAAVTFAGYGNAEVTPLFNLKPVEEGRKAKEDSGNKPMSKKEMIAQQREYKKKKALKKAQRIKELEQEREDQKVKWQQFNNRAYSKNKKGQVKRSIFASPESVTGKVGVGTCGIADKPMTQYQDTSKYNVRHLMPQ; translated from the exons ATGCCGTTGGTCGCGTCAGTTGATGTCAATCCCCTCAGGACAGCCGCAGCACAGGACAgttccctccccgccccgcggAGCCGCAGCACGGAGGGCCACGGGCGTTTGCCTGAG ATGTCGGAAGACCTTGCTAAGCAGTTAGCTAGTTACAAAGCTCAACTTCAGCAAGTTGAGGCTGCCTTATCTGGgaatgcagaaaatgaagacttactaaaactgaagaaagacTTACAG gAAGTCATAGAATTAACCAAAGATCTCCTTTCAACACAACCTTCTGAAACTCTTGCAAGTTCTGACAGTTCTGCTTCTGCCCTACCCAGTCACTCCTGGAAGGTTGGGGATAGGTGTATGGCGATATGGAGTGAGGATGGACA GTGTTATGAAGCTGAGATTGAAGAAATAGATGAGGAGAATGGAACAGCTGCAGTCACATTTGCTGGATATGGCAATGCTGAAGTTACACCTCTGTTCAACCTCAAGCCTgtggaagagggaagaaaagcaaaagaggaCAGTGGCAACAAACCCATGTCCAA aaAAGAGATGATAGCCCAGCAACGAGagtataaaaagaagaaagctttgaaaaaagcTCAGCGAATTAAAGAACTTGAGCAGGAACGAGAGGACCAGAAAGTCAAGTGGCAACAGTTCAACAACAGAGCCtattctaaaaacaaaaaaggccag GTAAAGAGGAGTATTTTTGCTTCCCCTGAGAGCGTAACTGGCAAGGTTGGAGTTGGAACATGCGGAATTGCAGACAAACCTATGACACAGTATCAAGATACCTCTAAATACAACGTCAGGCATTTGATGCCTCAGTAA
- the SMNDC1 gene encoding survival of motor neuron-related-splicing factor 30 isoform X2, with the protein MSEDLAKQLASYKAQLQQVEAALSGNAENEDLLKLKKDLQEVIELTKDLLSTQPSETLASSDSSASALPSHSWKVGDRCMAIWSEDGQCYEAEIEEIDEENGTAAVTFAGYGNAEVTPLFNLKPVEEGRKAKEDSGNKPMSKKEMIAQQREYKKKKALKKAQRIKELEQEREDQKVKWQQFNNRAYSKNKKGQVKRSIFASPESVTGKVGVGTCGIADKPMTQYQDTSKYNVRHLMPQ; encoded by the exons ATGTCGGAAGACCTTGCTAAGCAGTTAGCTAGTTACAAAGCTCAACTTCAGCAAGTTGAGGCTGCCTTATCTGGgaatgcagaaaatgaagacttactaaaactgaagaaagacTTACAG gAAGTCATAGAATTAACCAAAGATCTCCTTTCAACACAACCTTCTGAAACTCTTGCAAGTTCTGACAGTTCTGCTTCTGCCCTACCCAGTCACTCCTGGAAGGTTGGGGATAGGTGTATGGCGATATGGAGTGAGGATGGACA GTGTTATGAAGCTGAGATTGAAGAAATAGATGAGGAGAATGGAACAGCTGCAGTCACATTTGCTGGATATGGCAATGCTGAAGTTACACCTCTGTTCAACCTCAAGCCTgtggaagagggaagaaaagcaaaagaggaCAGTGGCAACAAACCCATGTCCAA aaAAGAGATGATAGCCCAGCAACGAGagtataaaaagaagaaagctttgaaaaaagcTCAGCGAATTAAAGAACTTGAGCAGGAACGAGAGGACCAGAAAGTCAAGTGGCAACAGTTCAACAACAGAGCCtattctaaaaacaaaaaaggccag GTAAAGAGGAGTATTTTTGCTTCCCCTGAGAGCGTAACTGGCAAGGTTGGAGTTGGAACATGCGGAATTGCAGACAAACCTATGACACAGTATCAAGATACCTCTAAATACAACGTCAGGCATTTGATGCCTCAGTAA